A window of the Xenopus laevis strain J_2021 chromosome 9_10L, Xenopus_laevis_v10.1, whole genome shotgun sequence genome harbors these coding sequences:
- the carhsp1.L gene encoding calcium regulated heat stable protein 1 L homeolog, with amino-acid sequence MTSNPTSPGTSSDSSPISPQSPPRTLNLPRTRDRSPSPMRGHLIPSPLPTRRTRTFSATVRASEGPLSKGVCKCFSRSKGHGFITPEDGGPDIFLHISDIEGEYVPMEGDEVTYKVCTIPPKNEKHQAVEVKITHLAPGSKHETWSGHIITS; translated from the exons ATGACATCAAACCCTACATCTCCAGGTACTTCTTCTGACAGTTCCCCCATATCTCCTCAGTCTCCACCCAGAACCCTTAACCTGCCAAGAACGAGAGACCGTTCTCCATCACCTATGAGAGGTCACCTCATTCCTAGCCCTCTCCCCACAAGACGGACAAGGACATTTTCTGC AACTGTACGTGCTTCTGAGGGACCTCTGTCTAAAGGagtctgcaaatgtttttcacGTTCCAAAGGTCACGGCTTTATAACCCCAGAAGATGGAGGACCAGATATCTTCTTACATATTTCTGA TATTGAAGGGGAATATGTCCCAATGGAGGGAGACGAAGTTACTTACAAAGTCTGCACCATCCCACCGAAAAATGAGAAACATCAAGCGGTGGAAGTGAAGATCACTCATTTAGCTCCTGGTTCAAAGCACGAAACTTGGTCTGGACACATAATCACTTCGTAA
- the carhsp1.L gene encoding calcium regulated heat stable protein 1 L homeolog isoform X1, which yields MDHVHSAGMHKNIKVKMTSNPTSPGTSSDSSPISPQSPPRTLNLPRTRDRSPSPMRGHLIPSPLPTRRTRTFSATVRASEGPLSKGVCKCFSRSKGHGFITPEDGGPDIFLHISDIEGEYVPMEGDEVTYKVCTIPPKNEKHQAVEVKITHLAPGSKHETWSGHIITS from the exons cATAAAAGTGAAAATGACATCAAACCCTACATCTCCAGGTACTTCTTCTGACAGTTCCCCCATATCTCCTCAGTCTCCACCCAGAACCCTTAACCTGCCAAGAACGAGAGACCGTTCTCCATCACCTATGAGAGGTCACCTCATTCCTAGCCCTCTCCCCACAAGACGGACAAGGACATTTTCTGC AACTGTACGTGCTTCTGAGGGACCTCTGTCTAAAGGagtctgcaaatgtttttcacGTTCCAAAGGTCACGGCTTTATAACCCCAGAAGATGGAGGACCAGATATCTTCTTACATATTTCTGA TATTGAAGGGGAATATGTCCCAATGGAGGGAGACGAAGTTACTTACAAAGTCTGCACCATCCCACCGAAAAATGAGAAACATCAAGCGGTGGAAGTGAAGATCACTCATTTAGCTCCTGGTTCAAAGCACGAAACTTGGTCTGGACACATAATCACTTCGTAA